The DNA region CTTTTCGGTGGGCGAGGAGGAGCTTTCGGGTATCGACACCAAGCCCCTGGTGGGGCATCTGGCCGCCTGGAACTATTTCATGAGCGTGGATGCGCCGGAAAACGCCGCCTTCATCAAGCAATGGCAGGGCTTTACCAAGAACCCCAAGCGGGTAAGCAACGACCCCATGGAGGCCCACTTCATCGGTTTCAATCTGTGGGTGCAGGCGGTGGAGAAGGCCGGAACCACGGATACCGACAAGGTGATAGCGGCCATGATCGGCCTGGAAACCCCCAACCTGACGGGCGGCATGACCAAGATGCTACCCAACCATCACATCACCAAGCCGGTGCTGATCGGCGAAATCCAGGACGATGGCCAGTTCTCGGTGGTCTGGGAGACCGCGGGCCTGGTGCCGGGGGATGCCTGGTCTGATTACCTGGAAGGCTCCAAGGACATCGAGGCCGATTGGGTGACCCTCAAGTGTGGTAACTACAACACCAAGACCAAGACCTGTTCCGGTCAGACCTATTGATTGGAAAAGGGTAGTGATGGCGAGCCAGGCCCCGGGCCTGGTTCGCCCCATCCCCGATGCCCCGGGCATGCCGATGAATCGGGTGGCCCCTCGCTAGCGAGAATATCCAATGCCCATGCTTGCCAGGCTCATGCTTGCCCTCTTGTTGACGACCGCGACCGCGGGCGTGGCCAGCGCGGCGAGCTTTGAAGAGGCCCTGCCTCTGCTGCTGGATGCCAAGTTTCCCGTCAAGGAGCAGGGCATCGAGCAACTTTCCCAAACCGGGGATGCCCGTCTCGAACAGCTCTTCCCGGCCTTGCTCAATGGCGAGCTTTACCAGCTCAAGTCCAACGCGAGTCTGGTGATTGGCCGCGGCAAGGAGGCCGACCTGGAGGTGACCGAGGTCATCAGCGGCCAGGTGGTCAGGGACGTCGGCCAGCAGGATCTGAAAAAGATCACCCTCAACAATCGGATGCGTGGCCAGCTCAAGGCGGCCATGGCCCGTCTGAATTTTAGTCACGCCGATCCCGGCAAGCGCCTTGCCGCCGTCAACAGCCTGATCAACGACCCGGACCCCGCGAGCCGCGCCCTCCTGTTGGAGCAGCGGAATCGGGAGACCGACGCCGGCGTCCAGGAGGCCATGGCCCTGGTCCTGGCGTTGATGGACTTGAGCAGCTCGGAACCCGAGACCCGGGTGGCGGCCATCCGGGGTCTGGAGGGCGCTTTGCACCCCCAGGTGCGCGGTGCCTTGACCAAGCTGCTGGAGCGGGAGACCGACCCCCGGGCCAAGAGCGCCGCGCAACGGGTCCTGGAAGGGACCGAGGCCCGTATTCGCTGGTACGCCACCCTTGAGACCCTCTTTTTTGGGCTCTCCCTGGGGTCGGTGCTGGTGCTGGCGGCCATTGGTCTGGCCATCACCTTCGGCGTCATGGGGGTCATCAACATGGCCCACGGCGAACTCATGATGCTGGGCGCCTATACCACTTACGTCATCCAGCAATGGCTGCCGGATCAGATCGGCATTTCGGTGTTCATCGCCATTCCCGCGGCCTTTGTCGTCGCCGGCCTGGTCGGCGTCCTGATCGAGCGCGGGGTGATCCGCTTCCTCTATGGCCGGCCCCTGGAGACCTTGCTGGCCACCTTCGGTATCAGTCTGATCCTGCAGCAACTGGTTCGGTCGGTCTTCTCCCCCCTCAACCGTTCCGTGGAGACACCGGCCTGGATGTCCGGCTCCTGGCAAGTCAACGATGTGCTGTCCCTGACCCTGAACCGGATGTATATCATTTTGTTCTGCCTGCTGGTCTTTGCCCTCCTGTTCCTGATTCTGAACAAGACCCGGCTGGGCCTGCAGGTACGGGCGGTGTCGCAGAACCGGGCCATGGCCCGTGCCATGGGGGTGCGTTCCCAATGGGTGGACGCCATGACCTTTGGCCTGGGTTCGGGCATCGCCGGCATCGCCGGGGTGGCCCTGAGCCAACTCACCAACGTCGGCCCCAATCTGGGGCAGAGCTACATCATCGATAGCTTCATGGTGGTGGTCTTCGGCGGTGTCGGTAATCTCTGGGGCACTCTGGTGGCGGGACTGGGGTTGGGCGTGGCCAACAAACTGCTGGAGCCCTGGGCCGGGGCGGTCCTGGCCAAGATCCTGGTGCTGGTCTTCATCATCCTCTTCATCCAGAAGCGCCCCAAGGGCCTCTTCCCGCAAAAGGGGAGGGCGGCGACATGATGCTGGCGCGACTGCTCAAAGGCGACCGGGGTGGCCAGGTCCTGCTGGGGGCCCTGCTGCTGTTGGCGATACTGGCGCCCATCCTGAATCTGGGACTGCCGCCGGAACATCCCCTGCATCTCTCCACCTATACCCTGACTCTCCTGGGCAAGTACCTCAGCTATGCCCTGCTGGCGGTGGCGGTGGATCTGGTCTGGGGCTACCTGGGCATCCTCTCCCTGGGGCATGGGGCCTTCTTTGCCCTGGGTGGCTATGCCATGGGCATGTACCTGATGCGCCAGATCGGTGACCGCGGGGTCTATGGTCATCCCGAATTGCCCGATTTCATGGTTTTTCTCAATTGGGAGGGACTGCCCTGGTACTGGTGGGGTTTCGACCATCTTGGGTTCGCGCTCCTGATGGTGGTGCTGGTCCCGGGCCTGCTGGCCTTCGTCTTCGGCTGGTTTGCCTTTCGTTCCCGGGTCACCGGGGTCTATCTGTCGATCATTACCCAGGCCCTCACCTATGCCCTCATGCTGGCCTTTTTCCGCAACGAGATGGGCTTTGGCGGCAACAATGGTCTCACCGATTTCAAGGACCTGCTGGGCTTCGACCTCCAGGCGGACAGCACCCGGGTCGGCCTCTTCCTGACCTCGGCCCTAGCCCTGGCGCTGGGTTATCTGGCCTGCCGCGCCGTGGTCCTCTCCAAACTTGGCCGGGTGGCCATGGCCATTCGCGACGCCGAGGAGCGGACCCGCTTCACCGGTTATCGGGTGGAGTATGTGATGCTCTGGATCTTCACCTTCTCCGCCGTGCTGGCGGGGATCGCCGGGGCCCTCTATGTCCCCCAGGTCGGCATCATCAACCCCGGGGAGTTTTCGCCCCTCTTCTCCATCGAGATCGTCATCTGGGTGGCGGTGGGCGGGCGCGCCACCCTCTATGGGGCGGTGGCCGGCGCCTTGCTGGTGAACTACTCCAAGACCTGGTTCACCGCTGCTCTGCCCGAGGTCTGGCTCTATGCCCTGGGCGCCATCTTCGTGGTGGTGACGCTCTTTCTGCCCAAGGGGCTCGCGGGCCTGGGGCGCTCCTCGCAACGGGCCGGGGAGGTCAGGCCATGAGACTCCTGGAAAAAACCCGCAAGCTGATGCACGGTCAGGGTTTGGATTGGTTCAAGCCCGATGTCACCCCCGAACTGGACATCAGCCATCGCACCATTCTCCATGTCGAGGGGGTGTCGGTGACTTTCGATGGCTTCAAGGCGATCAATAACCTCAACCTCTACATCGACGACGGCGAACTGCGCTGCATCATAGGTCCCAACGGTGCCGGCAAGACCACCATGATGGACATCATCACCGGTCGCACCCGGCCGGACTGCGGCAGCGTCTATTTCGGCCAGATCACCGATCTGCTCAAGCTCAGCGAGGCAGAAATCGCCAACGCCGGTATTGGCCGCAAGTTCCAGAAGCCGACCGTTTTCGAGAACCATAGTGTTTTCGGCAACCTGGAGCTGGCCATGGCCGCGGACAAGCGGGTCTGGCCGACCCTGTTCGCCCGGATCACCCCGGAGCAGCGGGATCTGATCGACCAGGTGCTGGAGACCGTTGGGCTGCTGAATCGGCGTGATCTCCCCGCCCGGGTCCTGTCCCACGGCCAAAAACAGTGGCTGGAGATCGGCATGCTGTTGGTGCAGCGGCCCCGGCTCCTCTTGGTGGACGAGCCGGTGACGGGCATGACTCATCAGGAAATGGACCATACCGCGGCCTTGCTGACCTCCCTGGCGGGGGAGCATACGGTCGTGGTGGTGGAACATGACATGGAGTTCGTCCG from Chromatiaceae bacterium includes:
- the urtB gene encoding urea ABC transporter permease subunit UrtB, whose product is MPMLARLMLALLLTTATAGVASAASFEEALPLLLDAKFPVKEQGIEQLSQTGDARLEQLFPALLNGELYQLKSNASLVIGRGKEADLEVTEVISGQVVRDVGQQDLKKITLNNRMRGQLKAAMARLNFSHADPGKRLAAVNSLINDPDPASRALLLEQRNRETDAGVQEAMALVLALMDLSSSEPETRVAAIRGLEGALHPQVRGALTKLLERETDPRAKSAAQRVLEGTEARIRWYATLETLFFGLSLGSVLVLAAIGLAITFGVMGVINMAHGELMMLGAYTTYVIQQWLPDQIGISVFIAIPAAFVVAGLVGVLIERGVIRFLYGRPLETLLATFGISLILQQLVRSVFSPLNRSVETPAWMSGSWQVNDVLSLTLNRMYIILFCLLVFALLFLILNKTRLGLQVRAVSQNRAMARAMGVRSQWVDAMTFGLGSGIAGIAGVALSQLTNVGPNLGQSYIIDSFMVVVFGGVGNLWGTLVAGLGLGVANKLLEPWAGAVLAKILVLVFIILFIQKRPKGLFPQKGRAAT
- the urtC gene encoding urea ABC transporter permease subunit UrtC; protein product: MMLARLLKGDRGGQVLLGALLLLAILAPILNLGLPPEHPLHLSTYTLTLLGKYLSYALLAVAVDLVWGYLGILSLGHGAFFALGGYAMGMYLMRQIGDRGVYGHPELPDFMVFLNWEGLPWYWWGFDHLGFALLMVVLVPGLLAFVFGWFAFRSRVTGVYLSIITQALTYALMLAFFRNEMGFGGNNGLTDFKDLLGFDLQADSTRVGLFLTSALALALGYLACRAVVLSKLGRVAMAIRDAEERTRFTGYRVEYVMLWIFTFSAVLAGIAGALYVPQVGIINPGEFSPLFSIEIVIWVAVGGRATLYGAVAGALLVNYSKTWFTAALPEVWLYALGAIFVVVTLFLPKGLAGLGRSSQRAGEVRP
- the urtD gene encoding urea ABC transporter ATP-binding protein UrtD — protein: MRLLEKTRKLMHGQGLDWFKPDVTPELDISHRTILHVEGVSVTFDGFKAINNLNLYIDDGELRCIIGPNGAGKTTMMDIITGRTRPDCGSVYFGQITDLLKLSEAEIANAGIGRKFQKPTVFENHSVFGNLELAMAADKRVWPTLFARITPEQRDLIDQVLETVGLLNRRDLPARVLSHGQKQWLEIGMLLVQRPRLLLVDEPVTGMTHQEMDHTAALLTSLAGEHTVVVVEHDMEFVRSIARKVTVLHQGSVLAEGTMDKVQNDPRVIDVYLGGPALC